A part of Leifsonia xyli subsp. xyli str. CTCB07 genomic DNA contains:
- a CDS encoding inorganic phosphate transporter yields MDLTLIVVLVIALALFFDFTNGFHDTANAMATPIATGAMRPKVAVALAAVLNLIGAFLSTEVAKTISAGMINEGPVGVLITPELIFAGLVGAIVWNMVTWLFGLPSSSSHALFGGLIGAAIVGAGLASINVLVVVEKVILPALIAPLTAGVVAYAATRLAYAVTRRYDGRPDGRGGFRYGQIFSSSLVALSHGTNDAQKTMGVITLTLIAAGLQPTDSGPELWVVVACALAIAIGTYSGGWRIIRTLGRGLTEVKPAQGFAAETSTAATILASSHLGFALSTTQVASGSVIGSGLGRRGASVGWGTAGRIAIGWVMTLPTAGIVGAVAALIGSAGPAGVLIDAVAGTAVVVFIFWRSRRSRVSSETAVELAPVQGQSEVAASGRIVKIKKVKPLKKDTSGRKSA; encoded by the coding sequence GTGGATCTCACCCTCATCGTCGTGCTGGTCATTGCGCTGGCTCTCTTCTTCGACTTCACCAACGGTTTCCACGACACGGCCAATGCGATGGCCACGCCGATCGCCACCGGCGCGATGCGGCCGAAAGTCGCAGTCGCGCTCGCCGCGGTGCTCAACCTGATCGGCGCCTTCCTCTCCACGGAGGTCGCGAAGACGATCTCCGCCGGCATGATCAACGAGGGCCCGGTCGGTGTCCTGATCACACCGGAGCTGATCTTCGCCGGTTTGGTCGGCGCCATCGTCTGGAACATGGTGACCTGGCTCTTCGGCCTGCCGTCCTCGTCCAGCCATGCGCTGTTCGGCGGCCTGATCGGAGCTGCGATCGTCGGCGCCGGTCTCGCCTCCATCAACGTCCTGGTCGTGGTCGAGAAGGTCATCCTGCCCGCTCTGATCGCCCCGCTCACGGCGGGCGTCGTCGCCTACGCGGCCACCAGGCTCGCCTACGCGGTCACTCGCCGCTACGACGGCCGCCCGGACGGCCGCGGCGGCTTCCGCTACGGTCAGATCTTCTCCTCCTCCCTGGTCGCTCTCTCACACGGCACGAACGACGCCCAGAAGACGATGGGTGTCATCACCCTGACGCTCATCGCGGCCGGTCTCCAGCCCACCGACAGCGGGCCAGAGCTGTGGGTCGTCGTCGCCTGCGCCCTCGCCATCGCCATCGGAACGTACTCCGGCGGCTGGCGCATCATCCGCACCCTCGGCCGGGGCCTCACCGAGGTCAAACCGGCGCAGGGCTTCGCCGCCGAGACGAGCACGGCGGCTACGATCCTCGCGTCCAGCCATCTCGGCTTCGCCCTCTCGACCACGCAGGTCGCCTCCGGCTCGGTCATCGGGTCCGGCCTCGGCCGCCGCGGCGCCTCGGTGGGCTGGGGTACCGCCGGGCGGATCGCCATCGGCTGGGTCATGACGCTTCCCACCGCCGGAATCGTCGGTGCCGTCGCTGCGCTGATCGGTTCGGCCGGCCCGGCCGGTGTCCTGATCGACGCCGTCGCCGGCACCGCCGTGGTGGTCTTCATCTTCTGGCGTTCGCGCCGCAGCAGGGTCTCCAGCGAGACCGCTGTCGAGCTTGCGCCCGTGCAGGGGCAGAGCGAGGTCGCCGCCTCCGGCCGGATCGTCAAGATCAAGAAGGTCAAACCGCTCAAGAAGGACACCAGCGGGAGGAAGAGCGCATGA
- a CDS encoding uracil-xanthine permease family protein — protein sequence MALPWKLHGDGRAVDAHEIVLPGERLTWPRTIGLGAQHVVAMFGATFLVPLLTGFPPSTTLLFSGVGTILFLLITRNKLPSYLGSSFAFIVPIVAATKGHGMPSALFGIVATGVLLALVGLIVVATGTKWIDALMPPVVAGAIVALIGFNLAPAAKNNFVQAPVTALVTLTAVILCTVLFRGMLGRLSIFLGVAVGYVFAIIVGEVNFGKVASAQWIGLPQFALPANPFAETAATWGVLPAFLPVVLVLIAENVGHIRGVAQLTDPSVNRLTGRALMADGIATTVAGLFGGSGTTTYGENIGVMAATRVYSTAAYWVAGIVAVLLGLSPKVGAVINTIPAGVLGGVTTALYGLIGIIGVKICLDNKVDFSRPVNQFTAATALIIGIGDFTLNLGQLTFNGIALGALAAIVVYHVMNAIARVRETA from the coding sequence ATGGCCCTGCCCTGGAAGCTGCACGGAGACGGCCGCGCCGTCGACGCCCACGAGATCGTCTTGCCGGGCGAGCGTCTGACGTGGCCGCGCACGATCGGCCTGGGCGCGCAACACGTCGTCGCGATGTTCGGCGCGACGTTCCTGGTGCCGCTGCTGACGGGCTTCCCGCCGAGCACGACACTGCTGTTCTCAGGGGTGGGCACCATCCTGTTCCTCCTGATCACGCGCAACAAGCTCCCCAGCTACCTGGGCTCCTCGTTCGCGTTCATCGTTCCGATCGTCGCCGCGACCAAGGGCCACGGGATGCCGTCCGCCCTGTTCGGGATCGTCGCTACCGGTGTGCTGCTCGCGCTCGTCGGCCTCATCGTCGTCGCGACCGGCACGAAGTGGATCGACGCGCTCATGCCGCCGGTGGTCGCGGGTGCGATCGTCGCGCTGATCGGGTTCAACCTCGCGCCAGCCGCGAAGAACAACTTCGTGCAGGCGCCGGTGACCGCGCTCGTCACGCTGACCGCCGTCATCCTGTGTACGGTGCTGTTCCGCGGGATGCTGGGGCGCCTGTCGATCTTCCTCGGCGTCGCGGTCGGATACGTCTTCGCGATCATCGTCGGCGAGGTGAACTTCGGCAAGGTCGCCTCAGCGCAGTGGATCGGACTGCCGCAGTTCGCGCTCCCGGCGAACCCGTTCGCGGAAACGGCTGCGACCTGGGGCGTCCTGCCGGCCTTCCTCCCCGTCGTACTCGTGCTGATCGCCGAGAACGTCGGCCACATCCGCGGAGTGGCGCAGCTGACGGATCCGTCGGTCAACCGGCTCACCGGCCGCGCGCTGATGGCCGACGGCATCGCCACCACGGTCGCGGGACTCTTCGGCGGCTCGGGGACGACCACCTACGGCGAGAACATCGGCGTCATGGCGGCCACCCGCGTCTACTCCACCGCGGCGTACTGGGTGGCGGGCATCGTGGCGGTGCTGCTGGGCCTCTCCCCCAAGGTCGGTGCGGTGATCAACACCATCCCGGCAGGCGTGCTCGGCGGCGTGACCACAGCGCTCTACGGCCTGATCGGCATCATCGGCGTGAAGATCTGTCTGGACAACAAAGTGGACTTCTCCCGCCCGGTCAACCAGTTCACCGCCGCGACCGCACTCATCATCGGCATCGGCGACTTCACTCTGAACCTCGGCCAGCTGACCTTCAACGGCATCGCACTCGGCGCTCTCGCGGCGATCGTCGTCTACCACGTCATGAACGCGATCGCGCGTGTGCGCGAGACGGCGTGA